In one window of Ovis aries strain OAR_USU_Benz2616 breed Rambouillet chromosome 3, ARS-UI_Ramb_v3.0, whole genome shotgun sequence DNA:
- the ARSA gene encoding arylsulfatase A, producing the protein MAAPWTLTLTLATGLAAASPPNILLIFADDLGYGDLGSYGHPSSTTPNLDQLAAGGLRFTDFYVPVSLCTPSRAALLTGRLPVRMGLYPGVLEPSSRGGLPLEEVTLAEVLAAQGYLTGIAGKWHLGVGPEGAFLPPHHGFHRFLGIPYSHDQGPCQNLTCFPPATPCEGICDQGLVPIPLLANLSVEAQPPWLPGLEARYVAFARDLMTDAQRQGRPFFLYYASHHTHYPQFSGQSFPGHSGRGPFGDSLMELDAAVGALMTAVGDLGLLGETLVFFTADNGPETMRMSHGGCSGLLRCGKGTTFEGGVREPALAFWPGHIAPGVTHELASSLDLLPTLAALAGAQVPNITLDGVDLSPLLLGTGKSPRHTLFFYSAYPDEVRGVFAVRSGKYKAHFFTQGSVHSDTTADPACHASSPLTAHEPPLLFDLSEDPGENYNLLEGVDAVAPEALQAMKQLELLKAQFDAAMTFGPSQMARGEDPSLQVCCQPSCTPRPACCYCPESQP; encoded by the exons ATGGCGGCTCCGTGGACCCTCACCCTGACCTTGGCCACAGGCCTGGCTGCTGCCAGCCCACCTAACATCCTGCTGATCTTTGCCGATGACCTGGGCTACGGGGACCTGGGCTCCTATGGGCACCCCAGCTCCACCACCCCCAATCTGGACCAGTTGGCCGCAGGGGGTCTTCGGTTCACAGACTTCTATGTGCCTGTGTCTCTGTGCACACCCTCCCG GGCTGCCCTCCTGACCGGCCGACTCCCAGTTCGGATGGGCTTGTACCCTGGAGTTCTGGAGCCCAGCTCCCGAGGGGGCCtgcccctggaggaggtgaccttgGCTGAGGTCCTGGCTGCCCAAGGCTACCTCACAGGGATAGCTGGCAAGTGGCAccttggggtggggcctgaggggGCCTTTCTGCCCCCCCACCATGGCTTCCATCGATTCCTGGGCATCCCGTACTCCCATGACCAG GGCCCTTGCCAGAATCTGACCTGCTTTCCGCCGGCCACCCCCTGCGAAGGCATCTGTGACCAGGGGCTGGTCCCTATCCCCCTGCTGGCCAACCTGTCGGTGGAGGCACAGCCCCCTTGGCTGCCTGGACTCGAGGCCCGCTACGTGGCTTTCGCCCGTGACCTCATGACTGATGCCCAACGCCAAGGCCGCCCGTTCTTCCTGTACTATGCCTCCCAT CACACCCACTACCCCCAGTTCAGTGGGCAGAGCTTTCCAGGGCACTCGGGCCGAGGGCCGTTTGGGGACTCCCTGATGGAGCTGGATGCGGCTGTGGGGGCCCTGATGACAGCTGTGGGGGATCTGGGGCTGCTCGGAGAGACACTCGTCTTCTTCACTGCGGACAACGG ACCTGAGACGATGCGGATGTCCCACGGTGGCTGCTCTGGCCTCCTGCGATGCGGAAAGGGAACCACTTTCGAAGGGGGCGTCCGAGAGCCCGCCTTGGCCTTCTGGCCCGGTCACATCGCTCCTG GTGTGACCCATGAGCTAGCCAGCTCCCTGGACCTGCTGCCCACCCTGGCAGCCCTGGCGGGGGCCCAAGTGCCCAATATCACCTTGGATGGCGTTGACCTCAGCCCCCTGCTGTTGGGCACAGGCAAG AGCCCCCGGCACACCCTCTTCTTCTACTCGGCTTACCCGGACGAGGTCCGAGGGGTCTTTGCTGTGCGGAGCGGGAAGTACAAGGCGCACTTCTTTACCCAGG GCTCTGTCCACAGCGACACCACTGCGGACCCTGCCTGCCACGCCTCTAGTCCTCTGACTGCCCATGAGCCCCCGCTGCTCTTTGACCTGTCTGAGGACCCTGGTGAGAACTACAACCTTCTGGAGGGTGTGGATGCGGTCGCCCCAGAGGCGCTGCAGGCAATGAAGCAACTTGAGCTGCTCAAGGCCCAGTTCGATGCTGCCATGACCTTCGGGCCCAGCCAGATGGCGCGGGGCGAGGACCCCTCCCTGCAGGTCTGCTGCCAGCCCAGCTGCACCCCCCGGCCGGCCTGCTGCTACTGCCCCGAGTCCCAGCCCTGA